A single window of Nicotiana sylvestris chromosome 5, ASM39365v2, whole genome shotgun sequence DNA harbors:
- the LOC138868937 gene encoding uncharacterized protein, whose protein sequence is MTAIFHDMMHQEIEVYVDDLIIKYRMQDAHVQDLRKFFERLLLENSFGCVLRKHDVTGKKEQEIYYLSKKFTSYEAKYTLLERTCCALTWIAQKLRHYLLAYTTYLITGMDPLKYIFQKLMPTGEEVNSVEVISEDTNAWKIFFDGVVNAKAIGIGAILISPTGQHYPATARVWFFCKNNIAEYEACIMGINMAIDQDVEELLIMENSDLIIRQA, encoded by the exons atgactgccatctttcatgatatgatgcaccaagaaattgaggtatatgtggatgatttGATCATTAAATACAGAATGCAGGATGCCCATGTTcaggatttgagaaagttctttgagcgtctgc TGTTGGAGAATTCCTTTGGATGCGTTCTCAGGAaacatgatgtgaccgggaagAAAGAACAGGAAAtatactatctgagcaagaagttcaccagttatgaagccaaatacactttgttagAAAGGACTTGTTGCGCTCTAACTTGGatcgctcagaagcttaggcattacttgttggcgtacaccacttatctcatcaccgggatggatcctttaaagtacatattccaaaagctGATGCCCacgggag aggaagtaaattcagttgaggtaatttcggaagacaccaatgcttggaaaatattCTTCGATGGAGTTGTGAATGCAAAAGCTatcgggattggggcaattttgatctcacccaccGGTCAGCACTATCCAGCCACAGCTCGGGTTTGGTTTTTCTGCAAAAACAACATTGCCGAGTATGaggcctgcattatgggtataaacatggcaatcgaccaagatgtggaAGAATTGTTGATCATGGAAAATTCAgatttgattatccgacaagcttag
- the LOC104225045 gene encoding uroporphyrinogen decarboxylase, chloroplastic-like isoform X2, with translation MACNYSSLSSFSAIPISSKSAFPSSSRCNVKSRICCSVGGTVAEPKAINATEPLLLDAVRGKEVERPPVWLMRQAGRYMKSYQILCEKHPSFRERSENVDLVVEISLQPWKVFQPDGVILFSDILTPLSGMNIPFDIIKGKGPVIFDPPRTATDVEKVREFIPEESVPYVGEALTILRKEVLHALLQKFATSMAKYIRYQADNGAQAVQIFDSWATELSPVDFEEFSLPYLKQIVESVKLTHPDLPLILYASGSGGLLERLLLTGVDVVSLDWTVDMADGRRRLGPNVAVQGNVDPGVLFGSKDFITNRINDTVKKAGRGKHILNLGHGIKVGTPEENVAHFFEVAKGLRY, from the exons ATGGCTTGTAACTACAGCTCCTTGTCCTCCTTCTCAGCAATCCCAATTTCATCTAAATCTgcatttccttcttcttctcgatGTAATGTCAAGTCCAGAATCTGTTGCTCCGTCGGAG GAACTGTTGCTGAACCAAAAGCTATAAATGCAACTGAACCTTTGTTGCTTGATGCTGTTAGGGGTAAAGAAGTAGAAAGGCCTCCTGTTTGGCTTATGAGACAAGCAGGGAGGTATATGAAG AGTTATCAAATCCTTTGTGAGAAGCATCCATCCTTCCGTGAGAGATCAGAAAATGTAGATCTTGTGGTAGAAATTTCTCTACAGCCATGGAAAGTATTCCAGCCCGATGGG GTCATTTTGTTTTCAGATATTCTTACTCCGCTCTCTGGAATGAACATCCCTTTTGACATCATAAAGGGGAAGGGTCCTGTCATATTTGATCCACCGAGAACAGCTACTGATGTTGAGAAAGTTAGAGAATTCATTCCTGAAGAATCAGTTCCATATGTCGGAGAAGCATTAACAATTTTGCGGAAAGAG GTCCTTCATGCACTGCTTCAAAAATTTGCGACCTCAATGGCTAAGTATATCCGTTATCAAGCTGACAATGGTGCTCAAGCAGTACAGATCTTTGATTCATGGGCCACAGAGCTAAGCCCAGTCGATTTTGAAGAGTTCAGTTTGCCTTACTTAAAACAGATAGTTGAATCAGTGAAACTAACCCATCCTGATCTTCCGCTGATTCTTTATGCGAGTGGATCAGGTGGCTTGCTTGAGAGGCTACTCTTGACAGGGGTAGATGTGGTCAGCTTGGACTGGACAGTTGATATGGCTGATGGTAGGAGACGACTGGGTCCCAATGTGGCTGTACAAGGTAACGTGGATCCTGGAGTGCTTTTTGGCTCAAAAGATTTTATTACCAATAGGATAAACGATACCGTGAAGAAAGCTGGCAGAGGGAAACATATTTTGAACCTTGGACACGGCATCAAAGTTGGTACACCTGAGGAAAATGTGGCTCACTTCTTTGAGGTTGCCAAAGGTCTTAGGTATTAG
- the LOC104225045 gene encoding uroporphyrinogen decarboxylase, chloroplastic-like isoform X1, giving the protein MACNYSSLSSFSAIPISSKSAFPSSSRCNVKSRICCSVGGTVAEPKAINATEPLLLDAVRGKEVERPPVWLMRQAGRYMKSYQILCEKHPSFRERSENVDLVVEISLQPWKVFQPDGVILFSDILTPLSGMNIPFDIIKGKGPVIFDPPRTATDVEKVREFIPEESVPYVGEALTILRKEVNNQAAVLGFVGAPFTLASYVIEGGSSKNFTKIKRLAFAEPKVLHALLQKFATSMAKYIRYQADNGAQAVQIFDSWATELSPVDFEEFSLPYLKQIVESVKLTHPDLPLILYASGSGGLLERLLLTGVDVVSLDWTVDMADGRRRLGPNVAVQGNVDPGVLFGSKDFITNRINDTVKKAGRGKHILNLGHGIKVGTPEENVAHFFEVAKGLRY; this is encoded by the exons ATGGCTTGTAACTACAGCTCCTTGTCCTCCTTCTCAGCAATCCCAATTTCATCTAAATCTgcatttccttcttcttctcgatGTAATGTCAAGTCCAGAATCTGTTGCTCCGTCGGAG GAACTGTTGCTGAACCAAAAGCTATAAATGCAACTGAACCTTTGTTGCTTGATGCTGTTAGGGGTAAAGAAGTAGAAAGGCCTCCTGTTTGGCTTATGAGACAAGCAGGGAGGTATATGAAG AGTTATCAAATCCTTTGTGAGAAGCATCCATCCTTCCGTGAGAGATCAGAAAATGTAGATCTTGTGGTAGAAATTTCTCTACAGCCATGGAAAGTATTCCAGCCCGATGGG GTCATTTTGTTTTCAGATATTCTTACTCCGCTCTCTGGAATGAACATCCCTTTTGACATCATAAAGGGGAAGGGTCCTGTCATATTTGATCCACCGAGAACAGCTACTGATGTTGAGAAAGTTAGAGAATTCATTCCTGAAGAATCAGTTCCATATGTCGGAGAAGCATTAACAATTTTGCGGAAAGAG GTCAATAATCAAGCAGCAGTTCTGGGTTTCGTTGGGGCACCATTTACATTGGCATCATACGTGATTGAAGGCGGTTCCTCTAAGAACTTCACAAAAATTAAGAGATTAGCTTTTGCAGAGCCCAAA GTCCTTCATGCACTGCTTCAAAAATTTGCGACCTCAATGGCTAAGTATATCCGTTATCAAGCTGACAATGGTGCTCAAGCAGTACAGATCTTTGATTCATGGGCCACAGAGCTAAGCCCAGTCGATTTTGAAGAGTTCAGTTTGCCTTACTTAAAACAGATAGTTGAATCAGTGAAACTAACCCATCCTGATCTTCCGCTGATTCTTTATGCGAGTGGATCAGGTGGCTTGCTTGAGAGGCTACTCTTGACAGGGGTAGATGTGGTCAGCTTGGACTGGACAGTTGATATGGCTGATGGTAGGAGACGACTGGGTCCCAATGTGGCTGTACAAGGTAACGTGGATCCTGGAGTGCTTTTTGGCTCAAAAGATTTTATTACCAATAGGATAAACGATACCGTGAAGAAAGCTGGCAGAGGGAAACATATTTTGAACCTTGGACACGGCATCAAAGTTGGTACACCTGAGGAAAATGTGGCTCACTTCTTTGAGGTTGCCAAAGGTCTTAGGTATTAG